A genomic segment from Osmerus mordax isolate fOsmMor3 chromosome 5, fOsmMor3.pri, whole genome shotgun sequence encodes:
- the ftr14l gene encoding tripartite motif-containing protein 16, which translates to MSRSGTLDLDKYSSLGKSRRSTSHNQPKVQTKPGDVLCDFCTTSKQKAVKSCLLCLASYCEIHLQSHYNYPALMKHKLVIATGQMREKICAQHDKLLEAFCRTDQTSVCVLCMMDEHKHHDTVPAGTERTEKQKQLGSTLHKSQQRIDERVKKWQDLRQAVESVKHSAQTAVDENERIFTELIRSIERKYNEVKEQVRAHEKTTVTQAEGMLQRLEEEITLMKKKHTDLEKLSLTDDHIHFLQSWQSLSGPSGYEDLNGVTVAPHYSFDATKRAIAALKVQVEEVSKVEVSKVSSAIKEVYILQPLEPMKKEVSMKLKPVDVQQLQPKTREDFLKYYCQLTLDSNSAHPNLHLSEGGTVAKMMNDPKNYPDHPDRFDHWQQVLCKESLSGSRSYWEVEWKGTEIDIAVSYWGISRKGKSNDCSLGWNEMSWSLYCSDSKYSFVHDNKSTDIVVPRSSRIGVYLDHRVGILEFYSVSGTMNLLQRVQTTFTQALYPAFSVWGFGSSVRLRQNREIL; encoded by the exons ATGTCTCGTTCTGGCACTCTGGACCTGGACAAATACAGCAGCTTGGGGAAATCCCGAAGGTCCACTTCTCATAATCAACCCAAAGTCCAGACCAAGCCTGGGGATGTCCTGTGTGATTTCTGCACCACCAGCAAGCAAAAGGCTGTGAAGTCCTGCTTGCTCTGCCTGGCCTCCTACTGTGAGATCCATCTCCAGTCTCACTACAACTACCCTGCCCTGATGAAGCACAAGCTGGTGATAGCCACGGGCCAGATGAGAGAGAAAATCTGCGCCCAGCATGACAAGCTGCTGGAGGCTTTTTGTCGCACCGATCAGAcgtctgtttgtgttttgtgcatGATGGACGAACACAAGCACCATGACACTGTCCCAGctgggacagagaggacagagaagcaG AAACAGCTGGGCTCCACTCTGCACAAGTCTCAGCAAAGGATTGACGAGAGAGTGAAGAAATGGCAGGATCTCAGACAGGCTGTAGAGTCTGTTAAG CACTCAGCACAGACAGCTGTGGATGAGAATGAGCGTATCTTCACTGAACTGATACGCTCCATTGAAAGGAAGTACAATGAGGTAAAGGAGCAGGTGAGGGCCCATGAGAAGACCACCGTCACACAGGCCGAGGGGATGCTACagcgcctggaggaggagatcacTCTCATGaagaagaaacacacagacctggAGAAGCTCTCACTCACTGACGACCACATTCACTTCCTGCAG AGTTGGCAGTCTCTGTCCGGTCCCTCAGGATACGAAGACCTAAATGGTGTCACTGTAGCCCCACACTATTCCTTTGATGCGACCAAGAGAGCCATCGCCGCACTGAAGGTACAAGTAGAAGAGGTTAGCAAGGTAGAAGTCAGCAAAGTCTCCTCAGCAA TAAAGGAAGTCTACATTTTGCAACCACTTGAACCAATGAAAAAAGAGGTTTCCATGAAAT TAAAACCGGTTGATGTTCAACAACTTCAACCAAAGACAAGAGAAGATTTCTTAAAAT ACTACTGCCAGTTGACATTGGACTCCAACAGTGCCCATCCTAACCTTCACCTATCAGAAGGGGGCACTGTAGCCAAGATGATGAACGATCCCAAGAATTACCCTGACCACCCAGACAGGTTTGACCACTGGCAGCAG GTACTGTGCAAGGAGTCACTGTCTGGGAGTCGGAGCTACTGGGAGGTGGAATGGAAGGGAACAGAGATAGATATCGCTGTATCCTACTGGGGAATCAGTCGAAAGGGAAAGAGCAATGACTGCAGCCTAGGTTGGAACGAAATGTCCTGGAGCCTGTATTGTTCAGATTCCAAATACTCGTTTGTGCATGATAATAAGAGTACAGACATAGTAGTGCCGAGATCATCCAGAATTGGCGTCTATTTAGACCACAGGGTGGGTATCCTTGAGTTTTACAGTGTGTCCGGGACTATGAACCTCCTCCAAAGAGTCCAGACTACATTTACTCAGGCTCTCTACCCTGCCTTTAGTGTGTGGGGTTTTGGTTCCAGTGTGAGACTGAGGCAAAACAGAGAAATTCTTTAG